From a single Arachis hypogaea cultivar Tifrunner chromosome 3, arahy.Tifrunner.gnm2.J5K5, whole genome shotgun sequence genomic region:
- the LOC112789912 gene encoding aspartate aminotransferase, mitochondrial-like: MAVRNSLSGQLLRRSSVVAGARFMSSWFRSIEPAPKDPILGVTEAFLADQSPNKVNVGVGAYRDDNGKPVVLECVREAERRIAGSQFMEYLPIGGSIKMVEESLKLAYGENSEFIKDKRIGAVQALSGTGACRLFAAFQHRFHPNSQIYIPVPTWANHHNIWRDAGVPMKTFRYYHPETRGLDFSGLMEDIKNAPDGSFFLLHACAHNPTGVDPSEEQWREISSLIKIKGHFPFFDMAYQGFASGDPERDAKAIRIFLEDGHLIGLAQSYAKNMGLYGQRVGCLSVLCEDEKQAVAVKSQLQLLARPMYSNPPVHGALIVSTVLGDPELKNLWLKEVKVMADRIIGMRATLRENLEKLGSPLPWQHITNQIGMFCYSGLTPEQVDRMTNEFHIYMTRNGRISMAGLNTGNVGYVANAIHEVTKSA; the protein is encoded by the exons ATGGCTGTTCGTAACTCGCTATCCGGACAACTCCTCCGCCGCAGCTCCGTCGTAGCCGGAGCCAGATTCATGTCATCGTGGTTCCGGAGCATCGAGCCCGCTCCCAAGGATCCAATCCTTGGTGTCACCGAAGCTTTTCTCGCCGATCAGAGTCCAAATAAAGTCAATGTTGGAGTT GGTGCATATCGTGATGACAATGGGAAGCCTGTGGTTCTGGAATGTGTCAGAGAAGCGGAGAGGAGGATCGCAGGAAGCCAGTTCAT GGAGTATCTTCCGATTGGTGGAAGCATAAAGATGGTGGAAGAATCACTAAAGCTAGCATATGGAGAGAACTCCGAgttcatcaaagataaaagaaTAGGTGCAGTTCAGGCTTTATCCGGGACTGGAGCCTGTCGACTTTTCGCTGCATTTCAACACCGATTCCATCCAAACAGCCAGATCTACATACCGGTGCCTACATGGGCGAA CCACCATAACATTTGGAGGGATGCTGGAGTGCCTATGAAGACCTTCCGTTACTATCACCCTGAGACTAGAGGATTGGATTTTTCAGGACTGATGGAAGACATAAAG AATGCACCAGATGGTTCATTCTTTCTGCTTCATGCTTGTGCTCACAATCCTACTGGAGTAGATCCTTCAGAAGAACAATGGCGAGAGATCTCGTCCCTCATCAAG ATTAAAGGTCATTTTCCTTTCTTTGACATGGCGTATCAAGGTTTTGCAAGCGGTGATCCAGAGCGAGATGCGAAGGCCATCAGGATTTTTCTTGAGGATGGTCATTTGATAGGACTTGCACAGTCATATGCAAAAAATATGGGACTCTATGGCCAGCGAGTTGGGTGCCTTag CGTGCTTTGTGAAGATGAGAAACAAGCTGTGGCAGTAAAAAGTCAATTGCAGCTACTTGCTAGACCAATGTACAGTAATCCACCTGTTCATGGAGCACTTATAGTTTCAACTGTTCTTGGTGACCCAGAATTGAAGAATTTATGGCTTAAAGAAGTTAAG GTTATGGCGGACCGGATCATTGGAATGCGTGCCACCCTGcgagaaaacctagaaaaactgGGGTCTCCTTTGCCATGGCAGCACATAACCAACCAG ATTGGCATGTTCTGCTATAGTGGGTTGACACCTGAACAAGTTGATCGTATGACAAACGAGTTTCATATTTATATGACTCGTAATGGTCGAATAAG TATGGCTGGTCTTAATACTGGCAATGTTGGATATGTAGCTAATGCCATTCACGAGGTCACAAAATCAGCTTAG